The Verrucomicrobium spinosum DSM 4136 = JCM 18804 DNA segment CCATGATCTTTGCGTAACGCGAGTCTGCAGCGAGTTGCGTGGTGCGAATGGTCAGGGAAGAGTCGTTGTTGATCGCCCCGGAGATCACCGGTGAACCGGTGGTCTTGGTGATCTCAAAGGGCTCACCCGTAAGATAGGACTCGTCCATAGAGCCGTGTCCCTCAATGACCACACCGTCCACCGGACAGATGTCATGGGGATAGATCACCAAGGTGTCCCCCACCGCCACTTCATGCAATGGCACATCTACGATGCCTGCCGCAGTCTTGCGATGCGCTCCGGACGGGATGCGTTTAGCCAGGGCCGCCAGTACCGATGAGGCGCTACGCAGGGCGTAGCTCTCGAGAGCTTCCCCTCCCGAAAGCATCAACACGATGATGGAACCCGCCAGATACTCCCCCATGACAAAGGAAGTGACAATGGACACTCCTCCGAGCAGGTCGGAACCAAACTCCCGCCTCCACATTTTTTTCAAAAGCCCCCACACGAGCGGGAGGCCACACACCACAATCGTCGCCAAAAGCGGATAGTTGCAAGTTGCGACGTCAGCCCGGACCACAAAACGCAGCACAAGATGGGTGAAGATCGCGATCAGGGAGGTCGCCGCGACAATCAATCCTTTTTGCCGCTTCACCCATGAAATGAGCCCGCGGTCTGGCAGGGCGTGCCCCGGGTGATTTGACCTGCCGGTGGATTCCACGCTGGGATCGGTCGCCTGAATCATGATTGCTTGGGATGAGGGGTGAACAGCTGGGTGTTCAACGTTGTGGAGTGGCTATCCCAGCAAGATCTTGCTATCCTGAACTGCAATCGCTTGTCGCATGGGTGCCGGGTGTCCGATCCTTTCCACGGCCCGGCCAGCTTCCCACCATGGTTGGCAAGCGCACCAAACCGTTGCCGATCTGCCCGCTGGTGCTCTTCAGCCATTGGGGTTTATCATCCACATTTTGTGAATCAAGCAGATTAATGCGACAGGCGAGCGTTCTTGGCACCACTTGAGACGCGAACTGCTCACGGGACAAGATTCGGTGCATGGATGCCAATACATGGATGGCAAAACCTGAATAAATCAACTACGATGGCAGGTGGATCTCCAAACAAAACCCACCAACCGCCATGATCAAGAAATTTGAAATCGACTACACCGTCTTCCCGCAGCATAACCAGCATGTGGACACGCACCGGACCGACGATCCGGTGGAAGCAGAGGAATACCTCATGCACCTGCTCGTCAGCGGAGCCCGGATCCTTGCCATCAAGCATGAGGGAGTAAATCTGGACACCGTCCAGTCTGACCGGCTCCTGCTCGTTGCTGTGCAGCGTCTTGCCACGCGTCTGCTGGCCAATTCGCTGCACATCGATTCCGTGACCGTGAACCACCGCTTCGGCCTCCCTGCATGAGGCGGCTCACTGAAATAACTTCATGAACCTGCCCTCCCGCCTCTGCGGCATTGCTTCCGGTGCCGCGTCGCTTGCCCTGCTGGCGGCCGGCGGGTGTGCCACGGTGCCCTCTCACAGCAAGGAATCGGAGGCGGCATTCGCCACCCGGTTGAAGCCCGTCCTGGAGTACTACTGCACGGAGTGCCACAATCCCCGCCTCGCCCCGGTTTTCGGGGGGCTGGACCTTACCACCGGTCGTGCTGCCATGACCACCGGCAGTCATGCGCCTGTCATCCTGCCCGGCCACCCGGATCAGAGCCTGCTGGTCACCGTGCTGCGTCTCGGTCATGAGGAGGCCTTCGGCATGCCGCCCGCGCCGGACAAAATCAGCGACGACGAGCTCAACGGTGTCCGGGCCTGGATCCAGCAAGGAGCACACTGGCCCACCGGGGAAAAGGGCCGGCTCAAAGTGCCTGTTGACGGAACCGCTGCGGAGAGCCATTGATCGATGTCCGTCATCGCAAGGTCTATGAGCTCCCCTCCTTCGACCTCTGCTGCGGATCAGGCGCACGACATTCTCCGCCGCCCGCAGAGGCACGCCTTGGCCCCGCTCTTCACGCCGCGCAGCATTGCCGTTATCGGGGCATCAGACAAGCCCGGTTCCGTGGGTGCGGCCCTGCTGCAAAATCTCACGACATGGGGGAAGCCCGTGTACCCGGTCCATCCGGTCCACACCTCACTCCAGGGGCAGCAGGCCTGGCGGGAGGTGGCGGCCATCCCCCACTCCGTGGACCTGGCGGTGGTCGCC contains these protein-coding regions:
- a CDS encoding c-type cytochrome domain-containing protein; the protein is MNLPSRLCGIASGAASLALLAAGGCATVPSHSKESEAAFATRLKPVLEYYCTECHNPRLAPVFGGLDLTTGRAAMTTGSHAPVILPGHPDQSLLVTVLRLGHEEAFGMPPAPDKISDDELNGVRAWIQQGAHWPTGEKGRLKVPVDGTAAESH